Part of the Tetragenococcus koreensis genome, TTAAAACGAATAGCGAAAAACGATGGCGAAGTAGACGCTCACTACGCACCGACCTGTCTGCTTGAATATGGCTATAAATATGACAGTTATGATAAAAGATATGGGGCGTTGAAATATGCTCGACCCGAAAAATATTGTAGAGATTGTCCACTACAGCACGAAGGACTTTGCCAAAAAGTCATCAAAGTCAAACAAATGAATGACCCAAGAAAGTATAATCATCCAGCTCGAGGAACGCGTGCCTGGAAATTGAAATACAATGAACGAAGCAGTGTCGAACGTGTTAATGGGTATTTAAAAGAGAATCATCAGCTTGATGATACCCGTTTTTATCAGCCCAGTCATGCGATTGCTTTTTATCACTTGATCCAGCTCACTTATAATGCGCGAAACTTTGCCAATCAACGTGTCGCTAAGACAACGAAGAAAAAGAAATAGTCATAGAATTTCGAAAAAATCACACAATTCGAAATTGGATGAGTGTTTGCTTTTTTGGAAAAGTGAATTATGAAATTGGTTCATTAATATGTCTAAGTTTCTGCGCAAAGTTTTTCAGCAATGAACTGTAAAGAATAATAAAGATACTTAGTGCATGTATAACTTCTTGTACAAAAAGTTATGTTACTTAGCTTATGCTCTCTTTTGCATCTTTCCCTAATTCATATTATTTTTTTCATCAACTGTTTTTAGAATTTTTTTTACACAATCATCTGTTTTTTTCAATACTTCATGACTTTCCCAAAAACGAAGGACTGTCCAGCCTAGCTTTCTTAACTCTTCATTCTGATATTTATCTCTAGCTATATTCTTTTCAATTTTGGAAATCCAGTATTCTCTATTTGATTTAATTCGTTCTTTTTTAGTTCTCCAATCATAGCCGTGCCAAAATTCTCCATCTACAAAAACAGCAATTTTATATTTTGTTATCGCAATATCAGGTTTCCCAGGTAGTCTTTTATAATTTTTACGATATCTAATACCATGGTGCCAAAGTTTTT contains:
- a CDS encoding very short patch repair endonuclease, with the translated sequence MTKKMKTTAYRSQMMSKIKSTGGKAEVLLRKKLWHHGIRYRKNYKRLPGKPDIAITKYKIAVFVDGEFWHGYDWRTKKERIKSNREYWISKIEKNIARDKYQNEELRKLGWTVLRFWESHEVLKKTDDCVKKILKTVDEKNNMN